The following coding sequences lie in one Primulina huaijiensis isolate GDHJ02 chromosome 2, ASM1229523v2, whole genome shotgun sequence genomic window:
- the LOC140971031 gene encoding ethanolamine-phosphate cytidylyltransferase-like: MVSEGENGQPSSRILASWLIGGLVIGVSFLSFNFALPKNRKKKPIRVYMDGCFDMMHYGHCNALRQARALGDQLVVGVVSDAEIISNKGPPVTPLSERMIMVSAVKWVDEVIPNAPYAITEDFMRKLFDEYNIDYIIHGDDPCILPDGTDAYALAKKVGRYKQIKRTEGVSSTDIVGRMLLCVRERSTGDSHNHSSLQRQFSHGHSHRSEDGGSGSGTRISHFLPTSRRIVQFSNGKGPGQDARIVYIDGAFDLFHSGHVEILRIARGLGDFLLVGIHTDQTVSSKRGAHRPIMNLHERSLSVLACRYADEVIIGAPWEVSKDMITTFNISLVVHGTVAEDNDFQKEKKNPYSVPNSLGIFKLLESPLDITTSTIIKRIVSNHEAYQRRNEKKAESERRYYEDKSYVLGD, translated from the exons ATGGTGTCGGAGGGGGAGAATGGCCAGCCGAGCTCGCGGATTCTGGCATCTTGGCTAATTGGAGGGCTGGTAATTGGGGTCTCATTTCTAAGTTTTAACTTTGCCCTGCCGAAGAACAGGAAGAAGAAGCCGATAAGGGTGTATATGGATGGGTGCTTCGACATGATGCATTACGGCCACTGCAACGCCCTTCGTCAGGCTCGAGCCCTCGGCGATCAGTTGGTCGTCGGCGTTGTAAGCGATGCTGAAATTATTTCCAACAAAGGCCCTCCAGTCACGCCTCTTAGTGAGAG GATGATCATGGTTAGTGCTGTAAAATGGGTGGACGAAGTTATTCCTAATGCTCCCTATGCTATCACTGAAGATTTCATGAGAAAACTGTTTGATGAGTACAATATTGATTATATCATCCATGGCGATGATCCCTGCATTCTTCCAGATGGGACTGATGCTTATGCCCTTGCCAAGAAGGTTGGACGATATAAACAGATTAAGCGTACTGAAGGGGTCTCAAGTACTGACATTGTTG GTCGTATGCTTCTCTGTGTGAGAGAGAGATCAACTGGTGACAGTCATAACCACTCTTCTCTGCAAAGACAATTCAGCCATGGTCATAGCCACAGATCTGAAGATGGTGGGTCTGGTAGTGGAACAAGAATATCACATTTTTTGCCTACATCTCGCAGGATCGTCCAATTTTCCAATGGAAAG ggGCCTGGACAAGATGCTCGTATAGTTTATATAGACGGTGCATTTGATCTATTCCATTCTGGACATGTGGAG ATACTTAGGATTGCCCGGGGGCTGGGTGACTTTCTGCTTGTTGGTATCCATACTGACCAAACTGTCAG TTCAAAAAGAGGAGCACACCGTCCAATTATGAATCTACACGAACGAAGCTTAAGTGTTTTGGCTTGTCGCTATGCGGATGAGGTCATAATTGGTGCTCCGTGGGAGGTTTCTAAAGATATG ATAACCACCTTCAATATCTCGTTGGTTGTGCATGGAACTGTAGCAGAGGATAATGATTTTCAGAAG GAGAAGAAGAATCCTTATTCTGTCCCAAACAGCCTTGGTATTTTCAAGCTATTGGAAAGTCCTCTGGACATTACGACTAGCACAATAATCAAGAGGATTGTATCAAATCATGAGGCATACCAG AGACGAAATGAGAAAAAGGCTGAAAGTGAGAGAAGGTATTATGAAGATAAATCTTATGTTTTGGGTGACTGA
- the LOC140971032 gene encoding cell division control protein 2 homolog C, translating to MDKYEKLEKVGEGTYGKVYKAKEKATGQVVALKKTRLEMDEEGVPPTALREVSLLQMLSQSLYVVRLLCVEHVDNKNGKPLLYLVFEYLDTDLKKFIDSHRKGPNPRPLPQQLVQSFLYQLCKGVSHCHSHGVLHRDLKPQNLLLDKDKGVLKIADLGLGRAFTVPLKSYTHEIVTLWYRAPEVLLGSTNYSTAVDMWSVGCIFAEMVRRQALFPGDSEFQQLLHIFRLLGTPTENQWPGVRSLRDWHVYPQWEPQNLARAVPSLGPDGVDLLSKMLTYDPADRISAKAALDHPYFDSLDKSQF from the exons ATGGACAAATACGAAAAGCTTGAGAAGGTAGGGGAAGGGACGTACGGGAAGGTGTACAAGGCCAAAGAGAAGGCGACGGGGCAGGTGGTGGCGTTGAAGAAAACGCGGCTGGAGATGGATGAAGAGGGGGTTCCGCCGACCGCACTTCGAGAGGTGTCCCTCCTTCAGATGCTGTCGCAATCCCTTTATGTGGTGCGTTTGCTCTGCGTGGAGCACGTAGATAACAAGAACGGAAAGCCCCTTCTCTATCTGGTTTTCGAGTATCTCGACACCGACCTCAAGAAGTTCATCGATTCCCACCGCAAAGGCCCCAACCCCAGGCCGCTCCCCCAACAGTTGGTTCAGAGCTTCCTCTACCAGCTCTGCAAGGGCGTCTCTCACTGCCATAGTCACGGAGTTCTTCACCGTGACCTCAAGCCCCAAAATCTGCTTCTTGATAAGGACAAAGGCGTTCTTAAGATCGCCGATCTTGGTCTTGGAAGAGCATTTACTGTACCTCTCAAGAGCTACACACACGAGATCGTTACTCTATGGTATAGAGCTCCTGAGGTCCTCCTCGGATCAACTAATTACTCTACTGCAGTTGATATGTGGTCTGTTGGGTGTATTTTCG CTGAGATGGTCAGACGACAAGCCTTGTTTCCTGGAGATTCCGAGTTTCAACAACTGCTGCATATCTTTAG GTTGCTGGGGACACCAACTGAGAACCAGTGGCCAGGAGTTAGGTCACTGCGAGATTGGCATGTGTATCCACAATGGGAACCTCAGAACTTGGCCCGTGCCGTTCCCTCACTGGGACCTGATGGTGTTGACCTTTTATCG AAGATGCTTACATATGATCCAGCTGACAGGATTTCAGCGAAAGCTGCTCTTGATCACCCATACTTTGACAGCTTGGATAAATCTCAATTCTGA
- the LOC140960732 gene encoding uncharacterized protein produces MQILSLEVDGEERRTLRSRIKRPKFDDDHHHQLASLHSTFKLGKQVWKGRDDPQSHEHNLSTIECDWRSCTIDVDGAISNGKSSTMPAKHILELVLDTLQRRDSYEIFAEPVDPDEAEDYYEIIKEPMDFGTMRAKLHEGMYQNLEQFEHDAFLIPKNAMHFNSSATIYFRQASAIHELAKKVFHVLKTDPENFVLEFSGGRRRSMRKAVKSHDSKNSTRCHIAKTSGSDVSSALKGTLTMSSVSEGRVICSSTEKKGKKKRKIPTNFSTGRRRVSNSREGGATDRRCTYLSWKSPALHNEINDHSACYTKPLMMLNEHGDYSYKNSLMSFAKQLGPVAQMVAKRKLALGGDDEILSVASNHADSSAFGTSLGGCPFRRTMSKRIDEEGHGRPRLATCCHNIDIITTNNNTNNKGEDKADKYFKESNNKLQKEEECGLVPRNEIIISGDSCSAIKRPSADSFRDVAKDDQPRRPVILALENYQTRNIKNVDADQSRSKKSSASVWGKEEIIFNKNTCTPLTSRFTFDIPFLKARLQQMQRIL; encoded by the exons ATGCAAATCTTGTCCCTTGAAGTTGATGGGGAAGAGAGAAGAACCCTGAGAAGCAGAATCAAGAGACCGAAATTTGATGATGATCATCACCACCAACTTGCTTCTCTTCATTCCACTTTCAAATTGGGCAAACAAGTTTGGAAG GGTAGAGACGACCCACAGAGTCATGAACACAATCTCTCAACCATCGAATGTG ACTGGAGAAGCTGTACAATCGATGTTGATGGTGCAATTTCAAATG GTAAATCATCTACAATGCCAGCCAAGCATATACTCGAGCTCGTTCTTGATACGCTACAGAG GAGAGACAGTTACGAAATATTTGCGGAACCAGTTGACCCGGATGAG GCTGAGGATTACTATGAAATCATTAAAGAGCCTATGGACTTTGGCACCATGAGGGCTAAACTCCATGAAGGAATGTACCAAAACCTTGAACAATTCGAG CATGATGCATTTTTGATACCAAAAAATGCAATGCATTTCAATTCCTCAGCCACCATATATTTCAGACAG GCCAGCGCAATACATGAATTAGCTAAGAAGGTTTTTCATGTTCTTAAAACAGATCCTGAAAACTTTGTTTTGGAATTTTCGGGGGGGAGAAGAAGATCAATGAGAAAAGCTGTGAAGAGTCATGATTCAAAGAATTCAACAAGATGTCACATTGCCAAAACATCGGGTAGTGATGTGTCTTCTGCTTTAAAGGGAACTTTAACAATGTCCTCTGTTTCTGAAGGCCGGGTCATATGTAGCAGCACCGAGAAGAAAGGGAAGAAGAAAAGGAAGATCCCAACAAATTTCTCGACAG GTCGTAGGAGAGTATCCAATTCACGCGAAGGAGGAGCAACGGATAGGCGTTGCACATATTTGTCTTGGAAATCACCCGCCTTGCACAATGAGATTAATGATCATTCTGCCTGTTATACCAAACCACTGATGATG TTGAACGAGCATGGTGATTATAGCTACAAGAATAGTCTGATGTCATTTGCGAAACAATTGGGGCCGGTGGCGCAAATGGTTGCAAAGAGGAAGCTAGCGTTGGGAGGAGATGATGAAATTCTTTCAGTGGCTTCTAATCATGCAGATTCCAGTGCATTTGGAACATCATTGGGTGGTTGTCCCTTCCGCAGAACAATGAGTAAAAGAATTGATGAAGAAGGGCATGGTCGACCAAGATTAGCAACCTGCTGCCACAATATTGATATAATAACAAcgaataataatactaataataaggGAGAAGACAAAGCtgacaaatatttcaaagagtcgaataataaattacaaaaagaagaagaatgtGGTTTGGTACCGAGAAATGAAATTATCATCAGTGGTGATTCCTGTTCAGCCATTAAGCGTCCTTCAGCTGATAGTTTCAGAGATGTTGCCAAAGATGATCAACCGCGGCGGCCAGTAATATTAGCTTTAGAGAATTATCAGACAAGAAATATAAAGAATGTTGATGCTGATCAGTCAAGAAGCAAGAAAAGCAGTGCATCAGTATGGGGTAAAGAGGAGATAATTTTTAACAAGAATACATGCACGCCATTAACCTCCCGATTCACATTCGACATTCCCTTTTTGAAAGCAaggctgcagcagatgcaaaGGATTTTATAA